The Desulfobulbaceae bacterium genome contains the following window.
AATGTCGCACAGCCTGCGAGAATAGCGCTTTTCCAACGCATAAATCCACCCCCCCCACTTAGGTTCATAATAGCTCCATGGCCCCCTGCCACAAAGAGTTACCCCCTCTGATTTTAAATTTGGTTACTTGCGGCTGTTTCGCATTTAACATTTATCAGTTTTACTTATACTCCCTCTTATCGACCATCGTTGTCAAGAATAAAACAACTCATTGCATTTTCATTAACCATTCATCTTTTCAGACAGTTTTACCGAAATATCTTGCCACAGATTTTAAACGAAAATGTACAAATATTTATTTTTTAAGTGTAGAGTTGTATATAAGACCAACCTGATTGAGTAAACGACACTCAACTAAGCTTCTTGCAAAAAGACCGTCATCCCCGAGTGTTTTTATCGGGGATCCAGAAAAACACCTGGTTTCCCGCTGACTACATGCGGGAAAGACGACTATAGGGAAATTCATAAAGCAACATTATCTCATTTTGCAAGAGGCTCTACTAACCACCAACACAACAGATAAAATGCCCAATAAAAATTATGCAGTTCACCATGAAGAGGTTTGCAATCCATAAGCTCAGCAATACCTTTGACTAACTTACTTTTCAATTAATCAGCAGCAGGATACTTACTATGGAATCATCACACGCTCTTGAATTTCAAAAAGAAACAAGCAAGTTATTCGAAAACATCTCTTCTTCACTATCAAAGCTTCAGTCCGGCACCGCCGACAACTCCCTTTTTCACCAGCACTATCTCTACTGGCATGAGATCAAAAGCCTGGCAAGCCTATTTTCCTTAACAGACATAGCCACCATTGCACATCAAATTGAGTCCTTGTTTGACTTGGTCAGCACTCATCGAATCAGCCTTTCTCAAATTGACATCAACTGTTTTACCGAAACCATTGACTATATCAATGCTTCACTTAACATGAGTATTCATAACCAGCCGCACACCCTCAGTCTTGAAAATTTACTAAGCAAAATTCATCATATTTCTGGTACGACCGCCGGCACTATTTCCTCAGCATCTGAAGGGGCAGAGCGTCCCGGTAAACAAGCGACCATGGGCCATAATTACACCGCAAAAATCCTTGAGAAGAAAAATATATCTACTCGCTGTAACATTGTCGTGCAAACGGCGATTCAATCAATTACCCAACTAACCAGCCTGGCTAAAAAAGAGTGCGTCCAAGAAATTATCAGAAAACCTATTTCTCCCTCCCGAATTAATGAGTGTTTATCTCGTTACTGCCTTTCCCCTTATGCCATGAATATCTAAGGCGCGCTGAAGACATTTTCAGATAATTAAAAAGAGTTCAACCAACTTCTTGCAGTGGCCCTGCCATCGTGGTATAAAG
Protein-coding sequences here:
- a CDS encoding Hpt domain-containing protein, with the protein product MESSHALEFQKETSKLFENISSSLSKLQSGTADNSLFHQHYLYWHEIKSLASLFSLTDIATIAHQIESLFDLVSTHRISLSQIDINCFTETIDYINASLNMSIHNQPHTLSLENLLSKIHHISGTTAGTISSASEGAERPGKQATMGHNYTAKILEKKNISTRCNIVVQTAIQSITQLTSLAKKECVQEIIRKPISPSRINECLSRYCLSPYAMNI